CGTGCCCTGCACGAGCCGCGTCCCACACCGCCGCGGTCGCCAACTCCGTGGCGACGAGCATGTTCGAGCAGTGGTGCTTCACCGCCTGGTATGTCGCGATCGGCCGCCCGAACTGGATGCGCGCCTTGGCATATTCGCTGGCCATCTCGGTACACTCGCGCGCGACGCCCGTTGCCTCTGCGGCGAGGATCAGGCGTGCGATGTCCACCAGCTTCGAGCGAGCCCCTGCCACCACCTCGGCGCTCGCATCCCGGAGGGTCACCCGACCCGACCTACGGGCCGGATCCAGATTGGCGGGGACCGAGACGTCGACTCCGCCGTCGCGCTTGTCGACGATGACAATGTCGGCGCCGCTAGGGATCACCACGATGTCGGCGAGGCCGGCCCCGAGCACGAGCCCAGCGTCGCCACTGGCCTTTCCACCGGCGACCCTGACGGAACCACCGAGCCCGAACGCACCCACGGCTGCGCCACTCGCGAGACCCGGGACCAGCCGTGCTGCCACCTCCTTGTCGGCGACGGCTTCGATCACCGCGCTCGCAACCAGGGTCGGCACCAGCGGACCGGGGCACACCGCCCGGCCGGCCTCCTCGACCACCACGATGAGTTCCTCCAAGCCGAAGCCGGAACCGCCGTGGTCTTCCGGCAGATGCAGGCCAAGCCATCCCAGAGCGGCGAGATCCTCCCAGAAGGGAGGCAGTAGCTCGGTCTGCGAAGTGAGCAATTCACGCGCGTAGCCGCGAGCCTTGTTCCTCGCGAGGAAGTCCGAGACGGTCGATCCAAGCGCCCGGTGGTCGTCAGTGATCGCTATCGACATCTTTTCGGGTCCTGCTTTCTAACTGTCATTTAGGGCCGAACCGTTGCCCCGCATCCAAGCGGATGGTCGAGCCGTTGAGCATCGGGGTCTCCACGATCGCCTGAACCAGCCGGGCGTATTCCTCTGGGCGGCCCATGCGCTTCGGGAATGCGGCGTCCTTGGTCAGAACGTCCGCGAACTGATCCGGGATGCCCTTGGTGATCCCGGTGGCGAAGAGGCTCGGTGCTATCGCAACGACCCTGATGCCCAGGCTGCCGAGGTCGCGCGCCATCGTGAGCATCATCCCTGCGATTCCCGCCTTGGCGGCGGTGTAGGCAACCTGGCCGATCTGCCCTTCAAAAGCGGCGATCGAGGAGGTGTCGATGATGACGCCACGCTCACCGTCGTCGTTTGGCTCATTGCTCGACATGTGGAACGCCTGCAACCGGTTGAGGTTGAAGGTGGCGACAAGGTTGAGCTCGATGACCCGCCGGAACTGGTCCAGCGGGTGTGGGCCCTCCTTAGTGAGAGTTCGCTTGGCGATGCCTCCGCCGGCCGTGTTCACGGCTATGTCGAGGCCGCCGAGCACAGCTACCGCTTCGGAAAGGGCCGCTTCGACTGTCCCTTCGTCCATCACGTCGAGCGGGTGGAACGTCGCCTCGAGGCCGGCAGCGACCTCTGCTCCCCCAGAGGTCGGAAGATCGAGGATCGCGACCGAAGCGCCCTTCGAACGAAGCAGCTCGGCAGACGCCCGCGCCATGCCCGAAGCGCCGCCGACGATTACCGCGCGGCTCCCCTTGATCTCCATCGAGCCTCCCCTGGAAAGACTGAGCCGAATTGCGCGGCAGCCTATTGACACTTCATCGAGACGGGCTAATCGAGACAGCGAGCCAGCCACCCCTACCATCGCGGCATGCGAGCCAACACGCCAGCCGCAGCTGCAGACCCCTCGGACGACGCCGTCGACTCCTGGCAGGCGGCACGCGCGTGGGCCCGCTCCGGCGTCATGGCGCTGAACGGGAACCCGACCGGCCCGCCGCTTCTTCCACCACTGGGCGCGGCGACCAGGCTGACCGCCGTCGCCGAGGAGATCGCTCGGCTGACCGCCGCTAGGGGCCGCCCTGTAAGGGTCAGATGGGAGGCTGCGCTGTCCGGTCGTGCTGCCATCCTCGGGCTTGCCGGCAAGGGGCGTACGTCGGCCAACGGCTCGTGCCGACTGATCACCGCCGGCGACGGCGAGGTGGCATTGAACCTCCCCCGTCGGGACGATTTGTCCCTCGTGCCGGCTCTGACCCTCGACCCCGCCGCAGAGGATGGTCC
This portion of the Acidimicrobiales bacterium genome encodes:
- a CDS encoding SDR family NAD(P)-dependent oxidoreductase — protein: MEIKGSRAVIVGGASGMARASAELLRSKGASVAILDLPTSGGAEVAAGLEATFHPLDVMDEGTVEAALSEAVAVLGGLDIAVNTAGGGIAKRTLTKEGPHPLDQFRRVIELNLVATFNLNRLQAFHMSSNEPNDDGERGVIIDTSSIAAFEGQIGQVAYTAAKAGIAGMMLTMARDLGSLGIRVVAIAPSLFATGITKGIPDQFADVLTKDAAFPKRMGRPEEYARLVQAIVETPMLNGSTIRLDAGQRFGPK